One window of Acidobacteriota bacterium genomic DNA carries:
- the iolG gene encoding inositol 2-dehydrogenase: MVAQLNLGLIGAGRIGLIHAHNLTRRIPEARLSVVVDISLKAAERCAAEFGIPASTPETARIMEDPSIDAVVICSSTPTHPELIREAAAAGKHIFCEKPLALDLQQIDDALEAVREFEVKLQVGFNRRFDPSFHQAREAVAAGRIGTPHLVRVTSRDPEPPPAEYVKASGGIFLDMTIHDFDIAGYLAGDEIEELYATGSTLIDPAIGQAGDLDTAMVMLRFAGGALGAIDNSRRAVYGYDQRVEVFGSEGQVVVGNRTSHQAVYSNGQGVQGPLPLYFFLERYQESYLAEMKAFVVSVLEDSKPPVTGRAGRRAVELGLAAWRSYRENRPVSVGNPG, encoded by the coding sequence TTGGTTGCTCAGCTCAACCTGGGCCTGATCGGTGCCGGCCGCATCGGGCTAATCCACGCCCACAATCTGACCCGCCGCATCCCGGAAGCCCGCCTGTCGGTGGTGGTGGACATTTCCCTGAAGGCCGCCGAGCGCTGCGCCGCCGAATTCGGGATTCCCGCCTCCACCCCGGAGACGGCCCGCATTATGGAGGATCCCTCCATCGATGCGGTGGTCATCTGCTCCAGCACGCCCACCCATCCCGAACTGATCCGGGAAGCCGCCGCGGCGGGAAAGCATATTTTCTGCGAGAAGCCGCTGGCGCTGGATCTGCAGCAGATCGATGACGCTCTGGAGGCGGTACGAGAGTTCGAGGTGAAGCTGCAAGTGGGATTCAACCGGCGCTTCGATCCCAGCTTTCACCAGGCGCGGGAGGCCGTGGCCGCCGGCAGGATCGGGACACCCCACCTGGTGCGCGTCACCAGCCGGGATCCCGAACCCCCTCCCGCAGAGTACGTGAAGGCCTCGGGCGGAATCTTCCTGGACATGACCATCCACGACTTCGATATCGCCGGTTACCTGGCCGGAGACGAGATCGAGGAGCTCTATGCCACGGGAAGCACCTTGATAGACCCGGCCATCGGCCAGGCCGGCGATCTGGATACGGCCATGGTGATGCTGCGCTTCGCCGGCGGCGCCCTGGGCGCCATCGACAACAGCCGCCGGGCCGTCTACGGTTACGACCAGCGGGTGGAGGTCTTCGGTTCGGAAGGGCAGGTGGTGGTGGGCAACCGCACCTCCCATCAAGCCGTGTACAGCAATGGCCAGGGGGTTCAGGGGCCGCTCCCCCTCTATTTTTTCCTGGAACGCTACCAGGAGTCCTATCTTGCCGAGATGAAGGCGTTTGTCGTATCGGTGCTGGAGGACTCCAAGCCGCCGGTCACGGGCCGGGCCGGGCGGCGTGCGGTGGAACTGGGGTTGGCGGCCTGGAGGTCCTATCGGGAAAACCGGCCGGTAAGCGTCGGTAACCCTGGATGA
- a CDS encoding BlaI/MecI/CopY family transcriptional regulator: MTKGNHIKLSPLELKAMEALWKLGRASIREILEELPVSKKLAYTTVQTLVFRLEAKGALRKQRKIGNAYVFVPVITRRQAYRRLVHDFLEMFSGSPLPVMSHLADTGKLTLEDLRELEGILKERKTRRAGTTDLDPKPE; encoded by the coding sequence TTGACAAAGGGGAACCATATCAAACTCTCGCCTCTTGAACTCAAGGCGATGGAAGCGCTCTGGAAACTCGGCAGGGCGTCCATCAGGGAGATTCTGGAGGAGCTGCCTGTTAGCAAAAAGCTCGCTTATACGACCGTCCAAACGCTGGTCTTTCGCCTGGAGGCAAAAGGAGCCCTGCGAAAACAGCGAAAGATCGGGAACGCTTATGTCTTTGTCCCGGTCATCACCCGAAGGCAGGCCTACCGCCGTTTGGTGCACGATTTTCTGGAGATGTTCAGCGGTTCACCTCTACCGGTGATGTCACATCTGGCCGACACGGGCAAACTGACGCTGGAAGACCTGAGGGAACTGGAAGGGATCCTCAAGGAAAGAAAGACCCGCCGAGCGGGGACCACTGACTTGGATCCGAAACCCGAGTGA
- a CDS encoding sugar phosphate isomerase/epimerase has product MDVKIGSAPDSWGVWFPSDDKQIPWQRCLDEIAEAGYQWTELGPYGYLPTDRATLQNELAKRGLRASGTFAMGHLEDDAAWPGLEKQILGAGESLAYLGAEYLILIDDTYTNLWTGEATAPGTLDDEAWKHLVDRVHYVVDLVRERFGLQVVFHPHAETHVEYEDQIERLLSQTDPERVVLCLDTGHHAYRGGDPISFLRRHHRRIPYLHLKSVRPDLQRKVAEENIPFAHAVGMDLFCEPSQGVVDFPALCRVLQEIDYNGYAIVEQDMYPASFDKPLPIAKRTREYLRAIGIG; this is encoded by the coding sequence ATGGACGTCAAGATCGGCAGTGCCCCCGATAGCTGGGGTGTCTGGTTTCCCAGCGACGACAAGCAAATTCCCTGGCAACGCTGCCTGGACGAAATCGCCGAAGCCGGCTATCAGTGGACGGAGCTGGGGCCCTACGGCTATCTGCCCACCGATCGGGCCACGCTTCAGAACGAGCTGGCAAAGCGCGGTCTGCGGGCATCGGGCACCTTCGCCATGGGACACCTGGAAGACGATGCCGCCTGGCCGGGTCTGGAGAAGCAGATCCTGGGCGCGGGGGAGTCCCTGGCCTATCTGGGCGCCGAGTACCTCATCCTGATCGACGACACCTATACCAATCTCTGGACGGGCGAGGCCACCGCTCCCGGCACCCTGGACGATGAGGCCTGGAAGCACCTGGTCGACCGGGTCCATTACGTGGTGGACCTGGTCAGGGAACGGTTCGGCCTGCAGGTGGTGTTTCATCCTCACGCCGAAACCCACGTGGAATACGAGGACCAGATCGAAAGGCTGCTGAGCCAGACCGATCCCGAGCGAGTGGTGCTCTGCCTGGACACCGGCCATCATGCCTACCGGGGAGGCGATCCGATCAGCTTTCTTCGGCGCCACCACCGCCGGATTCCCTATCTCCATCTCAAGAGCGTTCGCCCCGATCTGCAGCGGAAAGTGGCCGAAGAGAACATTCCCTTTGCCCACGCGGTGGGCATGGACCTGTTCTGCGAGCCATCGCAGGGAGTGGTGGATTTCCCGGCTCTGTGCCGGGTGCTGCAGGAGATCGACTACAACGGCTATGCCATCGTGGAGCAGGACATGTATCCCGCTTCCTTTGACAAGCCCTTGCCCATCGCCAAGCGAACCCGGGAGTATCTGAGGGCCATCGGGATCGGATAA
- a CDS encoding TlpA disulfide reductase family protein has protein sequence MNALEESGRYFYIGAKALLAYAPDYQEWPRVLSEIYYSQTPYGPQVAKFFEEMASEAEDPVLRANGKYYVAAGMMRAANQQLVLSADDREVLRQRAIEVATGLSAGVEAEKFLGLDRGGTATPQTLNEAEAELLRSLRQGTVGAVLPDVTGRRLDGVEERLSDYRGRIVLLDFWATWCGPCVEAFPKLRELVAKLPADRFAIVAISGDEDLGTVTRFIEDEPMPWTNWHAGKGSDFERVLRIEGYPSYVLVGEDGKILSRLPALFPPVTSLIEKAVDHLEEFGNTKGLDVEITLEDLRSLRPG, from the coding sequence ATGAATGCCCTCGAAGAATCCGGCCGGTACTTCTACATCGGCGCGAAGGCTCTCCTCGCCTACGCACCCGACTACCAGGAGTGGCCTCGGGTGCTGAGCGAGATCTATTACTCTCAGACTCCTTACGGGCCGCAAGTTGCAAAGTTCTTCGAGGAAATGGCGTCCGAGGCGGAAGACCCCGTATTGCGTGCCAACGGCAAGTATTACGTGGCAGCCGGAATGATGCGTGCCGCCAACCAGCAGTTGGTGCTGTCGGCCGATGATCGGGAGGTCCTGCGTCAGCGGGCGATCGAGGTGGCCACCGGATTGAGCGCCGGCGTGGAGGCGGAGAAGTTCCTGGGATTGGACCGTGGCGGCACCGCAACTCCTCAAACGCTGAACGAGGCGGAGGCGGAGTTGCTTCGCAGCCTGCGCCAAGGGACCGTGGGCGCCGTGCTGCCGGACGTGACGGGCAGGCGGCTCGACGGCGTCGAGGAACGACTGTCGGACTATCGCGGCCGCATCGTGCTGCTCGATTTTTGGGCAACCTGGTGCGGGCCGTGCGTCGAAGCCTTTCCCAAGCTTCGGGAACTGGTTGCCAAGCTGCCGGCCGATCGGTTTGCCATCGTCGCGATCAGCGGGGACGAAGATCTTGGGACCGTGACCCGGTTTATCGAGGATGAACCGATGCCTTGGACGAACTGGCATGCAGGCAAGGGGAGCGACTTTGAGCGTGTCTTGCGCATCGAGGGCTATCCGAGCTACGTGCTGGTCGGCGAGGACGGCAAGATTCTATCCCGACTGCCCGCCCTGTTCCCTCCCGTCACTTCCCTGATCGAGAAGGCGGTGGACCACCTTGAGGAATTCGGAAACACCAAGGGGCTTGATGTCGAGATTACATTGGAAGACCTTCGCTCGTTGAGGCC
- a CDS encoding aldolase/citrate lyase family protein, which yields MQKNTTKAKLKAGETVFGSFVRYPDPGLIEFLGYQGWDFLVFDAEHGTVEPRDCENMTRAAELRGVTPIVRVTTNQQPIILRFLDTGAQGLLVPWVQTAAEAEAAVRSVKYQPLGIRGLAGVRAADYGQTQSLGEYTERANAETLVVLQIETIQAVDNLPEILKVGGIDVVFIGPSDLSQSLGLPGQAQHPEVQAAMQRIADAVAPTDVALGLMVRNVETARVWRQKGARFIAVSIESVLGPAVKNYLQQAKE from the coding sequence TTGCAGAAGAACACAACCAAAGCCAAGTTGAAGGCCGGTGAGACCGTCTTCGGGAGTTTCGTGCGTTATCCCGATCCGGGGCTGATTGAATTCCTGGGATATCAGGGCTGGGACTTTCTGGTCTTCGACGCCGAACACGGCACGGTAGAGCCGCGGGACTGCGAGAACATGACGCGGGCGGCGGAGTTGCGGGGGGTGACTCCCATCGTCCGGGTTACCACCAATCAGCAACCCATAATTCTGAGGTTTCTGGACACCGGAGCCCAGGGACTGCTGGTGCCCTGGGTGCAGACGGCGGCCGAGGCCGAGGCCGCCGTCCGCTCGGTGAAATACCAACCCCTGGGAATCCGCGGTCTGGCGGGAGTGCGGGCCGCCGACTACGGACAGACCCAGTCGCTGGGGGAGTACACGGAACGGGCCAACGCCGAGACCCTGGTGGTTTTGCAGATCGAGACCATCCAGGCGGTGGATAACCTGCCTGAAATCCTGAAGGTGGGCGGGATCGACGTCGTCTTCATCGGGCCTTCCGATCTGTCCCAGTCACTGGGCCTGCCGGGGCAGGCCCAGCACCCCGAGGTCCAGGCAGCCATGCAGCGCATCGCCGACGCCGTAGCCCCTACCGATGTGGCTCTGGGACTCATGGTGCGCAACGTGGAGACCGCCCGGGTGTGGCGGCAAAAGGGCGCCCGCTTCATCGCCGTTTCCATCGAGTCGGTGCTGGGCCCGGCGGTCAAGAACTACCTTCAGCAGGCCAAGGAGTGA
- a CDS encoding TlpA disulfide reductase family protein: MQVYAAATPISQALAGTEAEVFRSLRPRTLPDVKGRRIDGIEEALSDYRGRIVLLNFWATWCGPCIAHLPKLRELVAELPADQFALVAISADEELGTVTRFIQDEPMPWTNWHAGKESVLGRLLGTRSYPTYVLADENGTILTRTGAMDSRFISLIEKVVEQLGKSGSTRDFMASLN; the protein is encoded by the coding sequence ATGCAGGTCTACGCCGCCGCCACTCCGATATCTCAAGCATTGGCAGGCACGGAGGCGGAGGTGTTTCGCAGTCTACGGCCCCGCACGTTGCCGGACGTGAAGGGCAGGCGGATCGACGGAATCGAGGAAGCACTGTCGGACTATCGGGGCCGCATCGTGCTGCTCAATTTCTGGGCAACCTGGTGCGGGCCGTGCATCGCACATCTGCCGAAGCTTCGGGAACTGGTTGCCGAGCTGCCGGCGGACCAGTTCGCTCTCGTCGCGATCAGCGCGGACGAAGAGCTTGGGACCGTGACCAGGTTTATTCAGGATGAACCCATGCCTTGGACGAACTGGCACGCGGGCAAGGAGAGTGTCCTCGGGCGTTTACTGGGTACCAGATCCTATCCTACCTACGTGCTGGCCGACGAGAACGGCACCATCTTGACCCGAACCGGCGCAATGGACTCCCGGTTCATTTCCCTGATTGAGAAGGTGGTGGAACAGCTGGGTAAATCCGGAAGCACCCGGGACTTCATGGCGAGTCTGAATTGA
- a CDS encoding M56 family metallopeptidase encodes MNTHPWLAELSSWLWPNVLVHLWEATLFVGLLALGVRLLKRAPASTRYWFWLLAAFKLLVPSVLLAWLVSEIPSAAPSLSPPLPEQSTHGAQAIDPGRPAYEILKPLLLGQPIAGQPVSAEDHNELYCALTLTWLAGFVFFAFRWARGSLSLAWAVKTRFALVSSRETQVLKRVRSWLLLNRDVDILVSDKVTVAGLWGIRRPTVLLPEAAASRLSDEELEAVMLHELLHVERRDNLAVVLQKAITVLLWFYPLAWLIDRKLFEERERACDEEVVRLGKSPETYVSGVLKVARACVEQRLVGISSIGGASLKRRMKHLLSTEPPRKLGTPERALIIGLVGGLAVFSLGAGFVNRDAYAAWSGATNRYSPRIQTSREGIPKDVSAVVRMSGSECGPLVDESMRNNRIGSPPPTITLQQIEQSPELPIAFLNSPGSPILITDAGLRAMKVEQVGVYLLLPRVSLSSRTARKITAVRLKFRHAPLRRTVHAEMYQLDMEPHGSFSTDRMPGKRAQRFLRGPFRHFPPQNWLRSDPDNRVFHPYVIYFPIEEIPEEFTVGVLGVQFADGDTWGTVPAKFPTPAPPRRIPSHALEFESPSAFDTQPSSERVRVNEDEQRKKILYRLEPPCPSGAFSIGIEGLLVLEASIGKDGSVQALRTIDGEPRLYGHVAASVVDAVKQWKYKPTLRQGELVEVVTTITIKFVLDPPGTG; translated from the coding sequence ATGAACACGCACCCGTGGCTGGCAGAGTTGTCTTCCTGGCTGTGGCCCAATGTCTTGGTCCACCTTTGGGAGGCAACTCTCTTCGTCGGATTGCTGGCATTGGGTGTCCGGTTGCTCAAGCGGGCGCCGGCAAGTACCCGTTACTGGTTCTGGCTGCTGGCCGCGTTCAAGCTGCTCGTTCCCTCGGTCCTGTTGGCATGGCTGGTATCGGAAATTCCTTCCGCGGCACCATCCCTTTCTCCTCCACTCCCGGAACAGTCAACCCATGGGGCTCAAGCCATCGACCCGGGAAGACCCGCTTATGAAATCCTCAAGCCCTTGCTGCTGGGCCAGCCCATTGCCGGTCAGCCCGTGTCCGCTGAAGACCACAACGAACTGTATTGCGCGCTCACGCTGACTTGGCTGGCGGGGTTCGTATTCTTTGCTTTTCGTTGGGCGAGGGGCTCTTTGAGCCTGGCCTGGGCCGTCAAGACCCGCTTTGCGCTCGTCTCTTCCAGAGAAACGCAGGTCCTGAAGCGAGTCCGCTCCTGGCTTCTGTTGAATCGGGACGTCGATATCCTCGTTTCGGACAAAGTCACCGTGGCAGGACTTTGGGGAATTCGGAGACCTACGGTCTTGTTGCCCGAAGCCGCCGCAAGCCGCTTGAGCGACGAGGAACTGGAAGCGGTCATGCTCCACGAACTGCTACACGTGGAGCGCAGGGACAACCTGGCTGTAGTGCTGCAGAAGGCGATTACGGTTTTGTTGTGGTTTTATCCTCTTGCCTGGCTCATCGACCGGAAGTTGTTCGAGGAGAGGGAGCGAGCCTGCGATGAGGAAGTCGTACGGCTTGGGAAATCTCCGGAGACCTATGTCTCGGGAGTTTTAAAGGTTGCCAGGGCCTGCGTGGAACAGCGGCTGGTTGGGATTTCTTCCATTGGCGGCGCAAGCCTCAAAAGACGGATGAAACATCTCCTTTCCACCGAGCCACCGAGAAAGCTCGGCACCCCGGAACGCGCCTTGATCATTGGACTGGTGGGGGGGCTGGCCGTCTTTTCCTTGGGTGCGGGTTTTGTGAACCGTGATGCCTACGCGGCCTGGAGCGGTGCGACCAATAGATACTCACCACGGATCCAAACCAGTCGGGAAGGGATTCCGAAAGACGTGAGTGCGGTGGTGCGCATGTCCGGCAGCGAATGCGGACCGCTGGTCGATGAATCCATGCGTAACAACCGGATAGGATCTCCTCCTCCCACTATCACCTTGCAGCAAATCGAGCAGAGTCCGGAATTACCGATAGCGTTTCTAAATTCGCCAGGCAGTCCGATTCTCATCACCGATGCCGGTTTGAGGGCGATGAAGGTCGAGCAGGTAGGCGTCTACCTGCTCCTGCCGCGTGTCAGCTTATCCAGTCGAACGGCCAGGAAGATCACTGCTGTACGGTTGAAGTTCCGCCATGCCCCCCTCCGGCGTACAGTGCACGCCGAGATGTATCAGCTTGACATGGAACCCCACGGATCGTTCTCGACCGACCGTATGCCTGGAAAACGTGCCCAAAGATTCCTTCGTGGCCCATTTAGACACTTCCCTCCTCAAAATTGGCTACGCTCGGACCCGGACAATCGTGTGTTTCATCCATACGTGATCTACTTCCCGATAGAAGAGATTCCCGAGGAATTCACGGTTGGCGTGTTGGGTGTTCAGTTCGCAGACGGCGATACCTGGGGAACCGTGCCGGCGAAGTTTCCGACCCCTGCGCCTCCGCGCCGGATTCCATCGCATGCCCTGGAATTTGAATCGCCGTCCGCGTTTGACACACAACCATCGTCGGAGCGAGTTCGGGTCAACGAGGACGAGCAGCGGAAGAAGATCCTGTACCGGTTGGAACCGCCCTGTCCATCCGGGGCGTTCTCTATCGGAATCGAAGGGTTGCTGGTGCTCGAAGCCAGCATTGGGAAAGACGGTTCAGTCCAAGCCCTGAGGACAATCGATGGAGAACCGAGACTTTACGGTCATGTGGCTGCTTCGGTTGTAGACGCCGTGAAACAGTGGAAGTACAAACCGACCCTCCGTCAGGGAGAATTGGTCGAGGTGGTTACCACCATCACCATCAAGTTCGTTCTTGATCCCCCGGGGACAGGATGA
- a CDS encoding DUF3500 domain-containing protein — translation MTKPTTFRLCALAVCALALVAAHHRTRTETVLYETATRFVDSLSEEQRAKVVYDFSHETRTVWHFFPDSAFAREYGYARKGVNYKGMAPEQRRLADALLAAGLSQAGFAKVMAVQTLEEILRVLEKDTTGNRDIDKYYFSVFGKPSLQGTWGFRVEGHHISLNFTFKEGRLVSASPTFLGANPHRVLAGRYQGMRALAKEEDLARALVRSLNAKQLGKAVVADTAYPDVLTKADSRAKLEGQPPGLAASEMTAAQVDRLMALIGEYANILPDEVAERRMQKARKTPSDQLFFAWAGSVKPGAGDYYRVQAPSFLIEYDNTQNNNNHSHSVWRDFDGDFGRDVLAWHYRLHHPMQLAGAR, via the coding sequence ATGACCAAGCCCACGACTTTCCGACTCTGCGCGCTGGCCGTTTGCGCCCTGGCCCTTGTGGCGGCCCACCACCGAACCAGGACCGAGACCGTCCTGTATGAAACCGCCACTCGGTTTGTGGACTCGCTCTCCGAGGAGCAGCGGGCCAAAGTGGTCTACGACTTCAGCCACGAGACCCGGACGGTGTGGCACTTCTTCCCGGACAGCGCTTTCGCCAGGGAGTACGGCTACGCCAGAAAAGGAGTGAACTACAAGGGCATGGCACCCGAGCAGCGCCGTCTGGCCGATGCTCTGCTGGCCGCCGGCCTGAGCCAGGCCGGTTTCGCCAAGGTGATGGCGGTCCAGACCCTGGAGGAGATCCTTCGGGTGCTGGAGAAGGACACCACCGGAAACCGCGACATCGACAAGTACTACTTCAGTGTTTTCGGCAAGCCGTCGCTGCAGGGAACCTGGGGCTTCCGGGTGGAGGGGCACCATATTTCCCTGAATTTTACTTTCAAGGAAGGGCGCTTGGTTTCGGCCAGCCCCACCTTCCTGGGAGCCAACCCCCACCGGGTGCTGGCGGGCCGCTATCAGGGCATGAGAGCCCTGGCCAAGGAGGAAGACCTGGCGCGTGCCCTGGTCCGGTCTCTGAACGCCAAGCAGCTCGGCAAGGCGGTGGTGGCCGACACGGCCTATCCCGATGTCCTCACCAAGGCGGATTCGCGGGCCAAACTGGAAGGCCAGCCGCCAGGGTTGGCGGCCTCGGAAATGACCGCCGCCCAGGTGGACCGGTTGATGGCCCTGATCGGCGAGTATGCCAACATCCTTCCGGACGAGGTCGCCGAGCGACGGATGCAAAAGGCCCGGAAAACCCCTTCAGACCAGCTCTTCTTTGCCTGGGCCGGCTCGGTGAAGCCGGGAGCCGGTGACTACTACCGGGTGCAGGCCCCTTCCTTTCTGATCGAATACGACAATACCCAGAACAACAACAACCACAGCCACTCCGTCTGGAGAGACTTCGACGGAGACTTCGGCCGGGACGTGCTGGCCTGGCACTACCGGCTCCACCACCCCATGCAGCTAGCCGGCGCCCGGTAA
- the iolD gene encoding 3D-(3,5/4)-trihydroxycyclohexane-1,2-dione acylhydrolase (decyclizing), translated as MLQQSPQRTVRLTVAQALVKFLQVQFSRRDGRSRRLIPAVFGIFGHGNVAGLGQALYEYGADLPYYQPCNEQSMVHTAAGYAKANYRLATMACTSSIGPGATNMLTGAATATINRLPVLLLPSDYYVTRHQGPVLQELEHPVSADVSVNDCFRPVSRFFDRISRPEQLLTALPEAMRVLTDPVETGTVTLSLPQDVQAHAYDYPSAFFEERTWLVERRLPDPDRIREAVDLLKQARRPMVIAGGGVHYSEACEALQRFSNELGIPVGETFAGKGALREESEVGLGGYGVTGNPCAGKVASQADLLICVGTRLTDFATGSQSAFQNPEVKFISLNVGPHDAYKQGSVPLLADARAGLEALTEAALAAGVRPRADYVREVAGWKREWRSQLENEVYQPVEGEAMSQAQLVGVLNQEARSGDTIVAAAGNPPGDLLKLWDATGGRTCHVEFGYSCMGYEIPAGLGVRMAQPEGEVYVFVGDGTYLMNPMELMTAVQEKLKITLVISENHGYQCIRGLQLARAGHSFGNEFRGRDQETNRLDADFVPIDFAHNAQSLGAHAMHVYTTDEFREALQEARKKSQPCVIVVDTEKYRTPPGAGIWWDVAAAEVSGDPETRKRREEYENERARLQRFYY; from the coding sequence ATGTTGCAACAGAGTCCGCAGCGAACGGTTCGACTGACGGTCGCGCAAGCCCTGGTGAAATTTCTTCAGGTGCAGTTCAGCCGGCGCGACGGGCGGTCCCGCCGCCTGATCCCGGCCGTCTTCGGCATCTTCGGCCATGGCAACGTGGCCGGCTTGGGGCAGGCGCTCTACGAGTACGGAGCCGATCTCCCCTACTATCAGCCCTGCAACGAGCAATCCATGGTGCATACGGCTGCCGGGTACGCCAAGGCCAACTACCGCCTGGCCACCATGGCCTGCACCTCCTCCATCGGGCCGGGGGCCACCAACATGCTGACGGGGGCGGCCACGGCCACCATCAATCGATTGCCGGTCCTGCTGCTGCCCTCGGACTACTACGTGACCCGCCACCAGGGCCCGGTGCTGCAGGAGCTCGAGCATCCGGTGTCGGCCGATGTGAGCGTGAACGACTGTTTCCGCCCCGTCAGCCGTTTCTTCGACCGGATCTCGCGGCCCGAGCAACTCCTGACGGCCCTGCCGGAGGCCATGCGGGTGCTGACCGATCCGGTCGAGACCGGAACCGTCACCCTGTCGCTGCCCCAGGATGTGCAGGCTCACGCCTACGACTACCCGTCGGCCTTTTTCGAAGAGAGGACCTGGCTGGTTGAGCGCCGCCTGCCCGATCCCGACCGGATTCGGGAAGCGGTCGACCTGTTGAAGCAAGCCAGGCGCCCCATGGTGATCGCCGGTGGCGGGGTCCACTACTCGGAGGCCTGCGAGGCGCTGCAGCGTTTTTCAAACGAGCTCGGGATTCCCGTGGGCGAGACCTTTGCGGGAAAAGGTGCGTTGCGGGAGGAATCCGAAGTAGGCCTGGGCGGTTACGGGGTGACCGGGAATCCCTGCGCCGGCAAGGTGGCCAGCCAGGCCGACCTGCTCATTTGCGTGGGCACTCGGCTCACCGATTTCGCCACCGGATCCCAATCGGCCTTTCAGAACCCGGAGGTGAAGTTCATCAGCCTGAACGTGGGGCCTCACGATGCCTACAAGCAGGGGTCGGTGCCCCTGTTGGCGGACGCGCGGGCCGGGCTGGAAGCCCTCACCGAGGCGGCCCTGGCCGCCGGGGTGAGGCCGCGGGCCGACTACGTCCGGGAGGTTGCCGGGTGGAAGCGGGAGTGGCGGAGTCAACTGGAAAACGAAGTCTATCAACCGGTCGAGGGAGAAGCCATGAGCCAGGCCCAACTGGTGGGCGTTCTCAACCAGGAGGCTCGTTCGGGGGATACCATCGTGGCTGCCGCCGGCAATCCTCCCGGCGATCTGCTGAAGCTGTGGGATGCCACCGGCGGCAGAACCTGCCACGTGGAATTCGGCTATTCCTGCATGGGGTACGAGATCCCGGCGGGATTGGGCGTGCGCATGGCCCAGCCGGAAGGGGAAGTGTATGTCTTTGTGGGCGATGGCACCTATCTGATGAATCCCATGGAGCTGATGACCGCCGTTCAGGAGAAGCTGAAGATCACTCTGGTCATCTCCGAGAACCATGGTTACCAGTGCATTCGCGGCCTGCAGCTGGCTCGGGCGGGACACAGCTTCGGGAACGAGTTCCGGGGCCGCGACCAGGAGACCAATCGTCTGGATGCCGACTTCGTGCCCATCGACTTCGCTCACAACGCCCAGAGCCTGGGGGCCCACGCCATGCACGTCTACACTACCGATGAGTTTCGGGAAGCCTTGCAGGAGGCCAGAAAGAAGTCGCAGCCCTGCGTCATCGTGGTGGATACCGAAAAGTATCGGACGCCTCCGGGCGCCGGCATCTGGTGGGATGTGGCCGCGGCCGAGGTGAGCGGGGATCCGGAGACTCGCAAGCGCCGGGAGGAGTACGAAAACGAAAGGGCGCGGCTGCAGCGCTTCTATTATTGA